From the Gramella sp. Hel_I_59 genome, one window contains:
- a CDS encoding HIT family protein yields the protein MSTLFTKIVRGEVPAYKVAENSQFLAFLDVNPNGKGHTLCIPKKEVDKIWDLEEEIYQELMRFSRSVAIALEKTVPCKRVGMAVIGLEVPHTHVHLIPLNTMDEMNFSNKVKMTEEEFQELAEKIHANVEL from the coding sequence ATGTCAACCTTATTTACAAAAATCGTTAGAGGAGAAGTGCCAGCTTATAAAGTGGCAGAGAATAGTCAGTTTCTTGCATTCCTCGATGTGAATCCAAATGGAAAAGGGCACACGCTCTGCATTCCGAAGAAGGAAGTGGATAAGATCTGGGATCTTGAGGAAGAGATTTACCAGGAGTTAATGCGTTTCTCCAGAAGTGTTGCGATTGCATTGGAAAAGACCGTTCCCTGCAAAAGAGTGGGAATGGCCGTTATTGGACTTGAAGTGCCACATACTCATGTACATCTTATACCTTTAAATACTATGGATGAAATGAACTTCTCCAACAAAGTGAAAATGACTGAAGAGGAATTTCAGGAACTTGCAGAAAAAATTCATGCGAACGTAGAGCTGTGA
- the aat gene encoding leucyl/phenylalanyl-tRNA--protein transferase, whose protein sequence is MYFIGPEERFPPVELADEDGFLAVTRELSIDRILEAYHLGIFPWYSEGQPVLWWSPDPRMVLFPEELKISKSMRPYLNQNKFQVTFNQDFEAVIDHCGKVFRKGQDGTWITPEIKRSYLELHRMGIAISAEVWDDNKLVGGLYGIYLREKKLFCGESMFANVSNASKFGFIIMVQKLQEKDVRLIDCQVYTDHLASLGAQEIPREKFLSYLK, encoded by the coding sequence GTGTATTTTATAGGTCCAGAAGAAAGATTTCCCCCAGTAGAACTTGCAGACGAAGATGGTTTTCTTGCAGTCACGCGGGAACTCAGTATTGATCGAATACTGGAGGCTTATCATTTAGGGATCTTTCCTTGGTATAGTGAAGGCCAGCCTGTTTTATGGTGGTCGCCAGATCCCAGAATGGTGCTGTTTCCTGAAGAGCTAAAGATTTCGAAAAGTATGCGTCCTTATCTGAATCAAAACAAATTTCAGGTCACATTCAATCAGGATTTTGAAGCGGTCATTGATCACTGCGGAAAAGTTTTCAGAAAAGGTCAGGATGGTACCTGGATCACGCCAGAGATTAAGAGATCTTACCTGGAGTTACACCGAATGGGAATAGCCATTTCAGCTGAAGTATGGGATGATAATAAGCTGGTTGGAGGTTTATACGGAATTTACCTTAGGGAGAAAAAACTATTCTGCGGTGAAAGTATGTTTGCGAATGTGAGCAACGCTTCTAAATTTGGGTTTATAATAATGGTTCAAAAACTTCAGGAGAAAGACGTACGTCTAATAGACTGCCAGGTGTATACAGATCATCTTGCCAGCCTGGGAGCACAGGAGATCCCGAGAGAAAAGTTTCTTAGTTATCTAAAGTAG
- a CDS encoding DNA-3-methyladenine glycosylase I, with translation MAEPKRCGWCEGDALYEAYHDQEWGVPVLDDNNLFEFLSLETFQAGLSWITVLRKRQNFREAFDDFDYRKIALYEEPKITELIENAGIIRNQLKIRATVNNAQQFTKIQDEFGSFCRYIWNFVDGTPIQNKVKNYKEAPATTTISDQLSKDLKKRGFKFTGSTVIYAHMQATGMVNDHEIDCFRYDEIRKLGEKMKI, from the coding sequence ATGGCAGAACCAAAACGATGTGGCTGGTGTGAAGGAGATGCGCTCTATGAAGCTTATCATGACCAGGAATGGGGAGTTCCAGTTCTTGACGACAATAATCTATTCGAATTTCTTAGCCTTGAAACCTTTCAGGCGGGATTGAGCTGGATCACCGTCTTAAGAAAAAGGCAGAATTTCAGGGAAGCATTTGATGATTTCGATTATAGAAAGATCGCTTTATATGAAGAACCGAAGATCACGGAACTAATAGAAAATGCCGGGATCATCCGGAACCAATTGAAAATTAGAGCCACCGTGAATAATGCACAGCAATTCACTAAAATTCAGGATGAGTTTGGCAGTTTTTGTCGATATATCTGGAACTTTGTAGATGGTACTCCAATACAAAATAAAGTCAAGAATTATAAGGAAGCACCTGCGACCACGACTATCAGCGACCAGCTATCAAAAGACCTGAAGAAACGCGGTTTTAAGTTTACCGGCTCCACAGTGATCTATGCACATATGCAAGCAACAGGAATGGTCAATGACCATGAAATTGACTGTTTTCGTTATGATGAGATCAGGAAACTTGGTGAAAAGATGAAAATATAA
- a CDS encoding HAMP domain-containing sensor histidine kinase: MNLPDERSFNRWFIILSCLVVTALVLWNTSIFFQRLKEDERAKMNIWAQAQEELSAAPEDADLSLILEILNNNTTIPIIHTNEDGAIAYTTNIDPVILEDREKLEGYLIELKEENEPIAVDLGEGQVQNLYYGNSPALNKLKYYPIGLTLIGFLFIGVVYFFYTTTKNSEQNKLWAGMAKETAHQIGTPLSSLIGWTEILKSEDVDPSYIKEMEKDIDRLQTITERFSKIGSAPNLKEINIVEATRESFDYLKLRSSNLIDFSIQTPRQPIWVMLNEQLYSWTIENLVKNAIDAMRGKGELLIEIKQDMKQAHIYITDTGKGIDKNKFKVIFEPGQTTKKRGWGLGLSLARRIIEEYHQGKIKVARSEIGKGTTFQISLKKI, from the coding sequence ATGAATCTACCCGACGAACGCAGCTTTAATCGCTGGTTTATCATTCTTTCCTGTCTTGTGGTTACCGCGTTGGTCCTTTGGAACACCAGTATCTTTTTTCAACGGCTTAAGGAAGACGAAAGAGCTAAAATGAATATATGGGCCCAGGCTCAGGAAGAACTTAGTGCAGCTCCTGAAGATGCTGATCTTAGCCTGATCCTTGAGATCCTGAATAACAATACCACGATCCCCATCATACACACCAATGAAGATGGAGCGATCGCCTACACTACGAATATTGACCCTGTGATCCTCGAAGATCGCGAAAAACTAGAAGGGTATCTAATTGAGCTGAAAGAGGAAAATGAACCAATCGCCGTAGATCTTGGAGAAGGGCAGGTCCAGAATTTATACTACGGAAATTCACCCGCACTTAATAAACTCAAATACTACCCTATTGGTCTTACGCTTATAGGCTTTCTATTTATTGGGGTCGTTTACTTCTTTTATACCACTACAAAGAATAGTGAACAGAACAAGTTGTGGGCGGGTATGGCCAAAGAAACTGCCCATCAAATCGGGACTCCATTGAGCTCATTAATCGGCTGGACTGAAATTTTGAAATCTGAAGATGTGGATCCTTCTTATATAAAGGAGATGGAAAAGGATATCGACCGCTTACAAACCATTACTGAAAGATTTTCGAAAATTGGATCGGCACCAAATCTGAAGGAGATAAATATTGTAGAAGCTACCCGGGAAAGCTTTGACTATTTAAAATTAAGAAGTTCCAATCTTATTGATTTCAGCATTCAGACTCCAAGGCAACCAATCTGGGTTATGCTTAATGAACAACTCTATAGCTGGACCATAGAAAACCTGGTTAAGAATGCAATAGATGCCATGCGTGGAAAAGGAGAGCTTTTGATCGAGATCAAGCAGGATATGAAGCAGGCACATATCTACATTACAGATACTGGAAAAGGCATCGACAAGAACAAATTTAAAGTGATCTTCGAGCCTGGACAAACCACCAAAAAACGTGGTTGGGGACTAGGTCTTTCCTTAGCCAGAAGAATCATAGAAGAGTATCACCAGGGTAAGATCAAGGTTGCTAGAAGTGAGATTGGAAAAGGCACCACTTTCCAGATAAGTCTAAAAAAGATCTAA
- a CDS encoding DUF3127 domain-containing protein gives MEVQGKIKLVGDTKTFGNNGFQKREMVVTTEEQYPQHIMIEFVQDKCSLLDAFKVGQPVKVGINLRGREWVSPQGETKYFNSVQGWRIENLAAQQPSGGSVPPPDQFEPASDLNEEDYDDLPF, from the coding sequence ATGGAAGTACAGGGAAAAATCAAATTAGTAGGAGATACAAAGACCTTCGGAAACAATGGGTTTCAGAAGAGAGAAATGGTAGTGACAACAGAGGAGCAATATCCTCAGCATATCATGATCGAATTCGTTCAGGATAAATGCAGTCTTCTGGATGCTTTTAAAGTAGGTCAGCCAGTAAAAGTTGGCATCAATCTTAGAGGTAGAGAATGGGTGAGCCCACAAGGGGAAACTAAATACTTCAATTCTGTACAGGGTTGGAGAATTGAGAACCTTGCCGCGCAACAGCCTTCTGGAGGTAGCGTACCGCCACCAGACCAGTTCGAACCAGCAAGTGATCTGAACGAAGAGGATTACGACGATCTGCCTTTCTAA
- a CDS encoding thioesterase family protein: MKEIADYKLSLELRIDWSDLDMYQHVNNITFMRFLQSGRVNFWEATGIHEFYQKTNKGTMLVSTNCDFKRPLHYPGIARILTKLDKVGNSSFTLRHFILNNEDQICAEGLDTVVCYDFDKNSIFPVPDWLREKISQY, translated from the coding sequence GTGAAAGAAATCGCAGATTATAAACTGAGCCTGGAACTCAGGATAGACTGGAGCGATCTGGATATGTATCAGCATGTGAATAATATCACGTTCATGCGCTTTCTGCAAAGTGGTAGAGTCAATTTCTGGGAAGCAACCGGTATCCACGAGTTCTATCAGAAAACAAATAAGGGAACCATGCTGGTGTCTACGAATTGTGATTTCAAGCGGCCTTTACACTATCCGGGAATTGCACGAATTTTAACCAAACTAGACAAGGTAGGGAATAGCAGCTTCACCTTAAGACACTTCATATTGAACAATGAGGATCAGATCTGTGCTGAAGGACTGGACACTGTAGTCTGCTATGATTTTGATAAGAACAGCATTTTCCCGGTTCCAGATTGGTTAAGGGAAAAGATAAGCCAGTATTAG
- a CDS encoding flavin reductase family protein has product MFSIEPKDIGTGKLHQYLLGSIGPRPIAFASTIDEEGKPNLSPFSFFNVFGANPPVLIFSPARRGRDNTTKHTFENAKKVDEVVINVVNYDIVQQMSLSSTEYGEGVNEFEKAGLTMLKSDLVKPFRVAESPVQMECKIVDIIETGTEGGAGNLVICHVVKIHVKEEVLDENGYIDQYKIDQVARMGGNWYSRARTGMFEVPKPLSTLGIGVDAMPEEIRNSKVLTGNDLGKLGNVESLPDEAEIQDFKKQEAEVAILVESKDQEKIHKQAQRYLEKDEPMKAWKILLAK; this is encoded by the coding sequence ATGTTCAGTATAGAGCCAAAAGATATAGGAACGGGTAAATTACATCAGTATTTACTTGGGTCTATTGGACCAAGACCTATTGCTTTTGCGAGCACTATTGACGAGGAGGGGAAACCAAATTTATCTCCTTTTAGTTTTTTCAATGTTTTCGGCGCAAATCCTCCGGTTCTTATTTTCTCTCCCGCAAGAAGAGGACGGGATAATACGACCAAGCATACTTTTGAGAATGCAAAAAAAGTAGATGAGGTGGTGATCAATGTTGTAAATTACGACATTGTTCAGCAAATGTCACTTTCCAGTACTGAGTATGGGGAAGGTGTAAATGAGTTCGAGAAAGCCGGGCTTACAATGCTGAAATCTGATCTGGTGAAGCCATTTCGTGTGGCAGAATCTCCGGTTCAAATGGAATGCAAGATCGTTGATATCATTGAAACCGGAACAGAAGGTGGAGCGGGAAATCTCGTGATCTGTCACGTGGTTAAGATACATGTGAAGGAAGAAGTTCTGGATGAAAACGGTTATATTGATCAATATAAAATAGACCAGGTAGCCCGTATGGGAGGTAATTGGTATTCGAGAGCCAGAACGGGAATGTTCGAAGTTCCTAAGCCGCTTTCCACTTTGGGAATTGGGGTAGATGCAATGCCAGAAGAGATCAGAAACAGTAAAGTTCTAACTGGTAATGATCTTGGGAAACTTGGAAATGTAGAATCCTTGCCAGATGAAGCCGAAATTCAGGATTTTAAAAAGCAGGAAGCTGAAGTAGCTATATTAGTCGAAAGCAAGGATCAGGAAAAAATTCATAAACAGGCACAGCGCTATCTTGAAAAGGATGAGCCAATGAAAGCCTGGAAAATATTATTAGCAAAATAG
- the truB gene encoding tRNA pseudouridine(55) synthase TruB, whose amino-acid sequence MLNRQFTAEEFKAGQVLLFDKPLNWTSFQLVNKVRWLIRRSCNIKKIKVGHAGTLDPLATGLLIICTGKFTKTIPDLQGQIKEYTGTISLGATTPSFDLETEFDATFETSHITEEKLLETSKNFIGKIEQTPPVFSALKKDGKRLYEYAREGEHVEVKKREIEINAFDIDSGKFPDIDFRVVCSKGTYIRSLANEFGMALDSGAHLSALRRTGIGEYSVENAMDIESFEKFLPSRENI is encoded by the coding sequence ATGCTCAATAGACAATTTACTGCGGAAGAATTCAAAGCCGGACAGGTACTTCTTTTCGACAAACCTTTGAACTGGACTTCTTTTCAGCTGGTGAACAAAGTAAGATGGCTCATTAGAAGAAGCTGTAATATCAAGAAAATTAAAGTTGGTCATGCTGGAACTTTAGATCCGCTGGCTACCGGACTTTTGATCATTTGCACAGGAAAGTTTACTAAAACCATTCCCGATCTACAGGGACAGATCAAAGAATATACGGGAACCATTAGTCTTGGTGCCACAACACCTTCTTTTGATCTCGAAACCGAATTTGACGCAACTTTCGAAACTTCTCATATTACTGAAGAAAAGTTGCTGGAAACAAGTAAAAACTTTATTGGAAAGATTGAACAAACACCACCTGTCTTTTCAGCTTTGAAAAAGGATGGAAAGCGACTCTATGAATATGCCCGGGAAGGTGAACATGTTGAAGTCAAAAAACGAGAGATCGAAATAAACGCTTTTGATATCGACTCTGGCAAATTTCCTGATATAGACTTCAGAGTAGTTTGTAGCAAAGGAACGTACATTCGTAGCCTGGCTAACGAATTTGGGATGGCTTTAGACAGTGGAGCACATCTTTCAGCACTCAGAAGAACCGGTATCGGAGAATATTCCGTAGAAAATGCCATGGATATCGAATCTTTCGAAAAATTCTTACCTTCACGGGAGAACATTTAA
- the greA gene encoding transcription elongation factor GreA yields MSKVSYYTPEGLKKLRDELNQLKDVERPKASNAIGEARDKGDLSENAEYDAAKEAQGLLELKISKLEEVMANARVIDESQLDTSKVLVHSHVKIKNQTNGAEMTYKLVAQSEADLKSGKISVDSPIGKGLLGKKVGDTAEIQVPNGTVTFDVIEIWRE; encoded by the coding sequence ATGAGTAAAGTATCTTATTACACCCCTGAAGGGTTGAAAAAACTTAGAGATGAGCTCAACCAGTTGAAAGATGTTGAGAGACCAAAAGCATCAAATGCTATTGGTGAAGCGAGAGATAAGGGAGACCTTAGTGAAAATGCAGAATATGATGCTGCCAAGGAAGCCCAGGGATTACTGGAATTGAAAATTTCCAAACTGGAAGAAGTTATGGCAAACGCACGAGTGATCGATGAATCTCAGTTGGATACTTCCAAAGTGCTGGTGCACTCGCACGTAAAAATTAAAAACCAGACCAACGGAGCAGAGATGACTTATAAGTTGGTTGCACAAAGTGAGGCCGATCTAAAATCTGGAAAGATCTCTGTAGATTCTCCAATTGGTAAAGGTTTACTTGGTAAAAAAGTAGGTGATACTGCTGAAATTCAGGTGCCAAACGGTACAGTTACCTTTGATGTGATCGAGATCTGGAGAGAGTAA
- a CDS encoding ATP-binding protein, with translation MLNTKRSLTVKVVAGYVIVSILAGLAVWYIYNQVLTYSEIAQTNTENTQQLILVSEISTNLNESENTSRRLIQTGNEEELQLYNSQIDSIKFKINELETSYTQLDFEDEADSIYQLLEQKTENLKELVALRDTDRNTNYYRKALGELRNIDQSFKDYNYENRFRNLKSYQKDVLVKWLEYSREDNAENITTQRLDSLVKSVKRVLTDLEFANRQFQNEVVQKENELLNNDMILNQQLQGLLSNLEKSERKNSLERAETFQNMLDKTSTIILIGSCIIILIILYFIINIIGDITRSQRYRVQLEEAKNFAESLLASREQFMAAITHDLRSPLTTVMGYTDLIQKTDLDEKQAYYLKQIKKSSEFILRLVNDLLDLSKLEAGKMLIEKLAFHPGKLIEDTVNNIIPAERTKNVSIETVVAPEAQMQLVSDPFRIKQILANLISNAWKFTEEGSIVISANLVKPKKNKEILELRVKDSGIGISKEKQDSIFEEFSQEDNSIEKKFGGTGLGLAITKRLTHLLEGDIRVESEPGMGSEFIIEIPVEKYQPSDKKSKKSSENKIEKNYAASGLKALVVDDEPGQLSLTVELSRSMGFEIDTAANGKIALEKINEKEYDLILTDIQMPVLDGFELIKTIRGTDDIMHLPVIALSGRTDLEKQVYMDAGFDEKLLKPYKSRTLKETIADVLDLEHKEPVSSNEQGKSTALQTELYDLSEIYEFAGKDDAAFKEILRAFIEGTKESMEQLKSAWESQNEDELGKTAHRMLPMLRQMQAHTITPDLLKLEERKNINETEFVSLQEKLEQLVREIEAKIIA, from the coding sequence ATGCTAAATACGAAACGCTCTTTAACAGTAAAGGTTGTTGCAGGATATGTGATTGTTTCCATTCTCGCCGGGCTTGCCGTCTGGTATATTTATAACCAGGTGCTCACCTATTCTGAAATTGCCCAGACGAATACTGAAAATACACAGCAGCTCATCCTGGTATCTGAAATTTCTACCAACCTGAATGAATCTGAAAATACAAGCCGGCGTTTGATACAAACCGGGAATGAGGAAGAGCTACAACTTTACAACTCTCAAATTGATAGTATAAAATTCAAGATCAACGAACTGGAGACAAGTTACACTCAACTTGATTTTGAAGACGAAGCAGATAGTATTTACCAACTTCTGGAACAAAAGACAGAAAACCTGAAGGAGCTGGTTGCTTTGCGAGATACCGACAGGAATACCAATTATTACCGGAAAGCTCTTGGGGAACTTCGGAATATTGACCAGTCTTTCAAGGATTATAATTACGAGAACAGATTCAGGAATTTAAAATCTTATCAAAAGGATGTGCTGGTAAAGTGGCTGGAATATTCAAGAGAAGATAATGCCGAAAACATTACTACTCAGCGTCTGGATTCGCTGGTCAAATCTGTAAAAAGAGTACTTACCGACCTTGAATTTGCCAACCGACAGTTTCAAAATGAAGTGGTTCAGAAGGAAAATGAGTTGCTCAATAATGATATGATCCTGAATCAGCAATTACAGGGTTTGCTATCTAATTTAGAGAAAAGCGAACGGAAAAATTCTTTGGAACGAGCAGAGACTTTTCAGAATATGCTGGACAAAACTTCCACGATCATCCTAATTGGGAGTTGTATCATTATCCTGATCATCCTTTATTTTATCATTAATATAATCGGGGATATTACCAGAAGTCAGCGATACAGAGTGCAACTGGAAGAAGCCAAGAATTTTGCAGAATCACTACTGGCCAGCAGGGAACAGTTCATGGCGGCGATCACTCATGATTTACGTAGTCCATTGACAACCGTCATGGGATATACAGATCTTATACAGAAAACAGATCTTGATGAAAAGCAGGCTTATTATTTAAAGCAGATCAAAAAATCTTCAGAATTTATCCTGAGACTGGTCAATGATTTGCTGGATCTCTCCAAACTCGAAGCGGGAAAAATGTTAATTGAGAAACTAGCTTTCCACCCCGGCAAATTGATCGAGGATACTGTAAATAATATCATTCCTGCGGAAAGGACCAAAAATGTAAGTATTGAAACAGTTGTTGCTCCTGAAGCACAAATGCAGCTGGTTAGCGATCCTTTCAGAATCAAACAGATTTTGGCAAACCTGATCTCAAATGCCTGGAAATTTACTGAAGAAGGAAGCATTGTCATCTCTGCAAATCTTGTAAAACCGAAGAAAAACAAAGAAATTCTTGAATTAAGAGTCAAGGATTCCGGGATCGGAATCTCAAAAGAGAAACAGGATAGTATTTTCGAGGAATTCTCCCAGGAAGATAATAGCATTGAGAAGAAATTTGGCGGTACCGGTCTTGGGCTTGCCATCACGAAGAGACTGACGCATCTATTAGAAGGTGACATCAGGGTGGAAAGTGAACCCGGGATGGGAAGTGAATTTATCATTGAAATTCCTGTGGAAAAATATCAGCCTTCAGATAAGAAATCGAAGAAATCTTCAGAAAATAAAATCGAGAAGAATTATGCTGCATCAGGGCTAAAGGCGCTGGTTGTGGATGACGAACCTGGACAATTATCCCTTACCGTAGAACTGTCCAGATCTATGGGTTTTGAAATTGATACTGCGGCTAATGGTAAGATCGCGCTTGAAAAGATCAATGAGAAGGAATATGATCTTATTCTTACCGATATTCAAATGCCAGTTCTGGATGGTTTTGAACTTATTAAAACTATTCGCGGTACCGATGATATCATGCATTTGCCCGTTATCGCTTTATCGGGTCGTACAGATCTTGAGAAACAAGTCTATATGGATGCCGGTTTCGATGAAAAGTTACTTAAACCTTACAAATCCAGAACCTTAAAAGAAACTATCGCTGATGTGCTGGATCTGGAACATAAAGAACCTGTTTCCAGTAATGAACAAGGAAAATCTACAGCGTTACAAACAGAACTTTACGATCTTTCTGAGATCTATGAATTTGCTGGTAAAGACGATGCTGCCTTTAAAGAAATACTTCGGGCCTTTATTGAAGGAACCAAAGAAAGTATGGAACAGTTGAAATCGGCATGGGAGAGTCAGAACGAGGATGAATTGGGCAAAACTGCTCATAGAATGTTACCCATGCTTAGACAAATGCAGGCACATACCATCACGCCAGATCTACTAAAGCTTGAAGAAAGGAAAAATATAAATGAAACTGAGTTCGTAAGTCTTCAGGAAAAGCTTGAACAGCTAGTAAGAGAGATCGAAGCGAAAATTATAGCTTGA
- a CDS encoding TonB-dependent receptor has protein sequence MKHLLSFVALVAISLQAYAQDYKLSGIVTENGNAIDGASVYLQSTGSGTLTNENGYYELQLSEGNYTLIFSFGNQRSRTVNLTGDTTLNIDLAGAQESLDEVFLSSVRVTDESPITYSNLSNEEIADRNLGQDIPVLMSYMPNVVTTTDAGNGVGYTGIRVRGSDATRVNVTINGVPYNDSESQGTFWVNLGDFASSVENLQLQRGVGTSTNGAGAFGASLNILTDAYKEEAQGEIANSIGSYNTFKHTVKFSTGLINDYFSFTGRASKIRSDGYIDRASSDLKSYFLQGSFVDDNTLIKALTFGGSERTYQAWYGIDAETLENDRTFNPAGIYTDDDGNTKFYDGQTDNYKQDHYQLLWNQDFGSNWSTNLALHYTYGRGYYEEYEEDADLQEFGLPLFMSNGEEIASSDLVGTKWLDNHFYGTVFSVNYETTNWDLTLGGGWNKYEGDHYGEVIYTRFALNNDPYEPYYFNQADKTDFNIYGKANFAITEKLGGYLDLQLRTVNYETDGLLDDQTRFLNDDNFSFFNPKAGLTYQLNEGDQFYLSYARAHREPSRGDYENGDPEPEELNDFELGWRHQSTNFVLNTNLYYMDYQNQLVLTGGLDDVGAFIRQNSGNSYRLGLEVDATVRVTDNFNIRPNISLSRNKNVDFVSPFDGELVAYGDTDISYSPEIVAANMLEYSPVKGLEFKFLSKYVGEQFMSNVEAENSKLDSYFVNDFNVQYTWDKAWMFREIVLTGLVNNIFGEEYVSNGYYYTYDISSDTNPSGVQTFDGAGYYPQATTNFLLGLTLKF, from the coding sequence ATGAAACATTTATTATCTTTTGTGGCGCTGGTGGCAATTTCTCTTCAGGCCTATGCACAGGATTACAAACTTAGTGGTATCGTCACTGAAAATGGAAATGCTATCGATGGAGCTTCAGTTTATCTACAAAGCACAGGCTCTGGAACTTTAACCAACGAAAATGGTTATTATGAGCTTCAACTTTCAGAAGGAAATTATACGCTTATCTTCTCCTTCGGAAATCAGAGAAGTAGAACTGTAAATCTAACCGGAGACACAACTTTAAATATTGATCTTGCCGGAGCGCAGGAATCTCTGGATGAAGTATTTCTATCCTCTGTAAGGGTGACCGATGAATCTCCAATTACCTATAGCAATTTAAGCAACGAAGAAATTGCCGACAGGAATCTTGGACAGGATATCCCAGTACTTATGAGCTATATGCCCAATGTGGTTACCACAACCGATGCCGGGAACGGGGTTGGTTACACGGGAATTCGTGTTCGTGGTAGTGATGCTACCAGGGTGAATGTAACCATTAACGGCGTGCCATATAACGATTCTGAAAGTCAGGGAACTTTCTGGGTGAATCTGGGAGATTTTGCTTCTTCCGTAGAAAATCTACAGCTACAGCGTGGTGTGGGAACATCAACCAATGGAGCTGGTGCTTTTGGGGCGAGTCTTAACATCCTCACAGATGCTTACAAAGAAGAAGCTCAGGGTGAGATCGCGAACAGTATAGGGTCTTATAATACTTTTAAGCATACCGTTAAATTTAGCACTGGTCTTATTAATGATTATTTCAGTTTTACAGGGCGTGCTTCAAAAATTAGAAGTGATGGTTATATAGACCGGGCAAGTAGTGATTTAAAATCATACTTTCTACAGGGATCTTTCGTAGATGATAATACACTTATTAAAGCACTTACTTTTGGTGGTAGCGAAAGAACATACCAGGCCTGGTATGGTATCGATGCTGAAACACTTGAAAATGACCGCACATTTAATCCGGCAGGAATCTATACCGATGATGATGGAAACACGAAATTCTATGACGGGCAGACAGATAATTATAAACAGGATCATTACCAGTTACTATGGAACCAGGATTTTGGGTCTAACTGGTCTACAAACCTTGCCCTTCACTATACCTATGGTCGTGGATATTACGAAGAATATGAAGAAGATGCAGACCTTCAGGAATTCGGACTTCCCTTATTCATGTCTAATGGCGAGGAAATTGCATCATCAGATCTTGTAGGGACCAAATGGCTGGATAACCATTTCTACGGAACTGTTTTTAGCGTGAACTATGAGACTACTAACTGGGATCTTACCCTTGGTGGTGGATGGAACAAATATGAAGGTGATCATTATGGCGAGGTGATCTATACCAGATTTGCTCTTAATAATGACCCTTACGAACCATACTATTTCAACCAGGCAGATAAAACCGACTTCAATATCTACGGAAAAGCAAACTTCGCGATTACCGAAAAACTTGGAGGTTATTTAGATCTTCAGTTAAGAACGGTGAACTATGAAACCGATGGACTTCTGGATGACCAAACTCGATTTTTAAACGATGATAACTTTAGTTTCTTTAATCCGAAGGCTGGGTTGACCTATCAATTGAACGAAGGTGACCAGTTCTATCTTTCTTATGCACGTGCTCATCGTGAGCCAAGTCGTGGTGATTACGAAAATGGAGATCCGGAACCTGAAGAATTGAATGATTTTGAACTTGGATGGAGACATCAAAGCACCAATTTCGTTTTGAACACGAACCTGTATTATATGGATTATCAAAACCAGCTGGTGCTTACCGGAGGTCTTGATGATGTTGGGGCGTTTATTCGCCAGAATAGTGGGAATTCCTACCGACTGGGACTAGAGGTAGATGCAACAGTTAGGGTGACAGACAACTTTAATATTAGACCAAATATCTCCTTAAGTCGAAATAAGAATGTGGACTTTGTTTCTCCATTCGATGGAGAACTGGTAGCCTATGGAGATACAGATATTTCATATTCCCCAGAGATCGTCGCTGCGAACATGCTGGAATACTCACCGGTCAAAGGCCTCGAATTTAAATTTCTCTCTAAATATGTTGGAGAGCAATTTATGAGTAATGTAGAAGCAGAAAATTCAAAACTGGACAGCTATTTTGTGAACGATTTTAATGTTCAATACACCTGGGATAAGGCCTGGATGTTCCGTGAGATCGTACTTACAGGACTGGTAAATAATATATTTGGAGAGGAATATGTGTCTAACGGGTATTACTATACCTACGATATTTCCAGCGATACTAATCCATCTGGAGTGCAAACTTTTGATGGAGCGGGATATTATCCACAGGCAACAACAAATTTCTTACTTGGACTTACATTGAAGTTCTAA